Proteins encoded in a region of the Pseudomonas viciae genome:
- a CDS encoding NAD(P)/FAD-dependent oxidoreductase, whose protein sequence is MTLEKADVVIVGGGLMGSAAAFFLRQRGQSVILLERDQIGQYASGVNFGNVRRQGRFLGQLELANRSWALWKRLPELIDDDLEFIASGHMRVCYREDEIPELEAYAAAPEAAQLDLQIYRGSELHARFPFLGKDVKGGSYAPHDGHANPRLAAPAFARAARRLGARIEERTEVAEVQKMGDGFSISTTDGRQFSAAQLLITAGAWGQKLSAQFGEPVPLETNGPQMAVTEPVPYALPTVIGVYTKIPEEVIYFRQIPRGNIVIGGGYRSKPDMLNRRAYVEPRSILNQLDQMRRLLPGVGNLNIIRVWSGIEGYLPDSLPVMGPSGNVDGLYYAFGFCGHGFQLGPGVGDVMAELISTGSTSTSIEPFSIRRFALSVEQRSKAS, encoded by the coding sequence ATGACGCTGGAAAAAGCCGATGTGGTGATTGTTGGCGGTGGCCTGATGGGCTCGGCGGCGGCGTTTTTCCTGCGTCAACGGGGGCAGTCGGTGATCCTGCTCGAGCGTGACCAGATCGGTCAGTATGCCAGCGGTGTGAACTTCGGCAACGTGCGGCGCCAGGGGCGTTTCCTCGGGCAACTGGAGCTGGCGAACCGCTCCTGGGCGTTGTGGAAACGCCTGCCGGAGCTGATCGATGACGACCTGGAGTTCATTGCCAGCGGGCACATGCGCGTGTGTTATCGCGAAGACGAAATCCCCGAGCTCGAGGCCTACGCGGCGGCCCCGGAAGCGGCGCAACTGGATTTGCAGATCTATCGCGGTAGCGAACTGCACGCGCGTTTTCCGTTCCTCGGCAAGGACGTCAAGGGCGGCTCTTATGCTCCGCACGACGGTCACGCCAACCCGCGCCTGGCGGCCCCGGCGTTTGCCCGGGCGGCCCGGCGCCTCGGCGCACGCATCGAGGAACGCACCGAAGTGGCCGAAGTGCAGAAAATGGGTGACGGCTTCAGCATCAGCACCACCGACGGGCGCCAGTTCAGTGCCGCTCAGTTGCTGATTACCGCGGGTGCCTGGGGCCAGAAGCTCTCGGCACAGTTCGGCGAGCCGGTGCCACTGGAGACCAACGGACCGCAAATGGCCGTCACCGAGCCGGTGCCCTATGCCTTGCCGACGGTGATCGGGGTGTACACCAAGATCCCCGAAGAGGTGATCTATTTCCGCCAGATCCCCCGGGGCAACATCGTCATCGGTGGCGGCTATCGCAGCAAACCGGACATGCTCAACCGCCGGGCCTATGTCGAGCCGCGCAGCATCCTCAACCAGCTCGACCAGATGCGTCGCCTGCTGCCGGGTGTCGGTAACCTGAACATCATCCGCGTGTGGAGCGGCATCGAAGGCTACCTGCCCGATTCCCTGCCGGTGATGGGCCCCAGTGGCAACGTCGATGGGCTGTACTATGCGTTCGGTTTCTGCGGGCATGGCTTCCAGCTTGGCCCGGGCGTCGGCGACGTCATGGCTGAGCTGATCAGCACCGGCAGCACCAGCACGTCGATCGAGCCGTTTTCCATCCGCCGGTTCGCCCTTTCAGTCGAGCAACGGAGCAAGGCCTCATGA
- the argE gene encoding acetylornithine deacetylase — MKPRVLAIFERLLAFETVSSESNLALIDYVRELLLSKGIESLIVKDESGKKANLFASTGPRELPGILLSGHTDVVPAAGQAWTVPAFQATVRDGRVYGRGSCDMKGFIALAIDAMLDAADHALSRPLQLALSHDEEIGCVGVRRLLDVLHLAPVRPFLCVIGEPTNMQFVLGHKGKGSYRTYCRGLEAHSSLAPRSVNAIHVACDFIAALRQSQQQLQAQGAQDADYDVPYSTVHVGQIVGGKALNIVPNLCTLDFEVRNLPADNLDLFLEQLREHAEVIVREAKKLSSVADIEIETLNVYPGLDTHPSIEAVRFLKNFAAPDTGTAKVSFGTEGGLFKQRLDVPVVVCGPGSIEQAHKPDEFIEISQMDAGERFLEGVLGSLKI; from the coding sequence ATGAAACCCCGCGTGTTAGCCATTTTCGAACGCCTGCTGGCGTTTGAAACGGTCTCATCAGAATCGAACCTGGCCCTGATCGACTACGTGCGCGAATTGCTGCTGAGCAAGGGCATCGAGTCGCTGATCGTCAAGGATGAAAGCGGCAAGAAGGCCAACCTGTTCGCCAGCACCGGGCCCCGGGAGCTGCCGGGGATTCTGCTGTCCGGGCATACCGACGTGGTGCCGGCGGCGGGGCAGGCCTGGACCGTCCCGGCGTTCCAGGCGACCGTGCGAGACGGGCGGGTCTATGGGCGTGGCAGCTGTGACATGAAAGGGTTCATTGCGTTGGCCATCGACGCCATGCTCGATGCCGCCGACCATGCCTTGAGCCGGCCACTGCAACTGGCGCTCTCCCATGATGAAGAGATCGGTTGCGTGGGGGTGCGGCGTTTGCTCGACGTGCTGCACCTGGCGCCGGTGCGGCCGTTTCTGTGCGTGATTGGCGAGCCGACCAACATGCAGTTCGTGCTTGGCCACAAGGGCAAGGGTTCTTATCGCACTTACTGTCGCGGCCTGGAGGCGCACTCGTCGTTGGCGCCGCGCTCGGTCAATGCGATTCACGTCGCCTGCGACTTCATCGCGGCGTTGCGCCAGAGCCAGCAGCAATTGCAGGCGCAGGGCGCCCAGGATGCGGATTACGACGTGCCCTACAGCACCGTGCACGTCGGGCAGATTGTCGGCGGCAAGGCGCTGAACATCGTACCGAACCTGTGCACCCTGGATTTCGAAGTGCGCAACTTGCCGGCCGATAACCTGGACTTGTTTCTGGAACAGTTGCGCGAGCATGCCGAAGTGATCGTGCGCGAGGCGAAAAAGCTCTCTAGCGTGGCGGACATCGAAATCGAAACCTTGAACGTCTACCCGGGCCTCGATACCCACCCGAGTATCGAAGCCGTGCGCTTCCTGAAAAACTTCGCCGCCCCGGACACCGGCACCGCGAAAGTCTCCTTTGGCACCGAAGGTGGTTTGTTCAAACAGCGCCTGGACGTGCCGGTCGTGGTCTGCGGCCCGGGCTCCATCGAACAGGCGCACAAGCCGGATGAGTTCATCGAAATCAGCCAGATGGACGCGGGGGAGCGGTTTTTGGAAGGGGTGCTGGGCTCCTTGAAAATCTAA
- a CDS encoding (2Fe-2S)-binding protein yields the protein MNARFVRLAEQGRPIVKLKVDGVPVEALQGDTLMVALLTQGPALRQSEFDPGSRAGFCLMGACQDCWVWTRSGERLRACSNEVREGLDIITRQPEAIWPLRG from the coding sequence ATGAACGCTCGTTTCGTGAGGCTGGCCGAACAGGGCCGGCCCATCGTCAAATTGAAAGTGGATGGCGTACCGGTCGAGGCCTTGCAGGGCGACACGTTGATGGTAGCGCTGCTGACCCAGGGCCCGGCGTTGCGCCAGTCGGAATTCGATCCGGGCAGCCGTGCCGGCTTCTGCCTGATGGGTGCCTGCCAGGACTGCTGGGTCTGGACCCGCAGCGGCGAGCGCTTGCGTGCCTGCTCCAATGAAGTGCGCGAAGGGCTGGACATCATCACCAGGCAACCGGAGGCGATATGGCCACTGCGCGGTTGA
- a CDS encoding ABC transporter permease, whose translation MNKLIVKPPTAAVALALGKDAHGSSWLGLVGAVMCALWLLVAIFGPWLAPHPVGEVVSDNVFGSFSAAHPLGTDYLGRDMLSRILVGAQFTVGLALVAAVLSSGLGTGCALLSVVSPKWLDELISRLMDAFISIPSKMLALIMVSAFGSSVTLLVCTAVLSYTPGAFRIARSMAVNIEALEYVQVARTRGERRLYIACVEILPNMLNPVLADLGLRFGFIVLLLSGMSFLGLGVQPPDADLGSLVRENIGGLNQGAPAIVIPALAIGTLTIGVNLFIDRLSSRRNRRTGGH comes from the coding sequence ATGAACAAACTCATTGTGAAACCCCCGACCGCGGCGGTCGCTCTGGCGTTGGGCAAAGACGCTCACGGCTCGTCCTGGCTTGGACTGGTCGGCGCGGTGATGTGTGCACTCTGGTTGCTGGTGGCGATCTTCGGCCCATGGCTGGCGCCGCACCCGGTGGGGGAAGTGGTCTCCGACAATGTTTTCGGCAGCTTCAGCGCCGCTCACCCGCTGGGTACCGATTACCTGGGCCGTGACATGCTGAGCCGCATTCTGGTCGGCGCACAGTTCACCGTGGGCCTGGCGCTGGTGGCCGCGGTCCTGTCCAGTGGGCTTGGGACCGGTTGCGCACTGCTGTCGGTGGTTTCACCGAAGTGGCTGGATGAATTGATCAGTCGCTTGATGGACGCTTTCATTTCGATCCCGAGCAAGATGCTGGCGCTGATCATGGTCTCGGCGTTTGGTTCGTCGGTGACTTTATTGGTGTGTACGGCGGTGTTGAGCTACACACCGGGTGCGTTCCGTATCGCTCGCAGCATGGCGGTGAACATCGAGGCCCTGGAATACGTGCAAGTGGCCCGCACCCGTGGCGAACGCCGGCTGTACATCGCTTGCGTGGAAATTCTGCCGAACATGCTCAACCCGGTGCTGGCTGACTTGGGCTTGCGCTTCGGTTTCATCGTACTGCTGCTCAGTGGCATGAGTTTCCTCGGCCTGGGTGTGCAACCGCCGGACGCCGACCTGGGTTCCCTGGTGCGCGAAAACATCGGCGGCCTCAACCAGGGCGCGCCGGCCATCGTGATTCCAGCCCTGGCCATTGGCACCCTGACCATCGGCGTCAATCTGTTTATCGACCGCCTGTCTTCGCGGCGCAATCGACGTACGGGAGGCCATTGA
- a CDS encoding ABC transporter ATP-binding protein, with product MSELIRVENLRVVAGGERGEVEIVKGVSFSLEKGEVLALIGESGSGKTTIALALLGYARRGCRLAGGVVQIGEHDMLALSEGELQGLRGNRVSYIAQSAAAAFNPAKRLIDQVVEGALIHGLGSRATLEAKAIELFRDLALPNPERIGRRYPHQVSGGQLQRVMAAMALISDPLLVVLDEPTTALDVTTQIDVLRAFKRVVRERGATAVYVSHDLAVVAQMADQIVVLNGGQIFEHSATAPLLKGPAHAYTRSLLAAARPDTTIRPPCGVAEDTPLLTIQGLTAGYGNKNQHGMPQIRVLEDIDLTVRRGQAIGVIGESGSGKSTLARVVAGLLTPAVGGLTFDGQPLGGSLSERTDEQFRRIQMVFQNADTALNPMHNISTILSRPLKMYFGLKGAALRERIGELLDLVRLPRDMAERRPSELSGGQKQRVNLARALAAKPDLILCDEVTSALDTVVGAAILELLRDLRQQLGVSYLFISHDISTVRALCDDIVVMYSGHKVQAGTRQSFAQAPFHPYTDLLIHSVPELRQGWLETCGATTCGSLPALGEKADVPQLCTFLNRCPVRVDGLCNHSAPPRRIIDGGSEVLCHHDSAELLKSQQDSNSMIVGAYA from the coding sequence ATGAGCGAATTGATCCGAGTCGAGAACCTGCGCGTAGTCGCCGGTGGCGAGCGCGGCGAAGTGGAGATCGTCAAGGGCGTGAGCTTCTCCCTGGAAAAAGGTGAGGTGCTGGCGCTGATTGGCGAGTCCGGCTCCGGCAAGACCACCATCGCCCTGGCACTGCTCGGCTATGCCCGACGTGGTTGTCGCCTGGCCGGCGGCGTGGTGCAGATCGGCGAGCACGACATGCTGGCGTTGAGCGAGGGCGAGTTGCAAGGCCTGCGCGGCAACCGTGTGTCCTACATCGCTCAAAGCGCGGCCGCAGCGTTCAACCCGGCAAAACGACTGATTGACCAGGTGGTGGAGGGCGCATTGATCCATGGCCTGGGTAGCCGGGCCACGCTTGAAGCCAAGGCCATCGAGTTGTTTCGCGACCTGGCGCTGCCAAACCCCGAGCGCATCGGCCGGCGCTATCCCCATCAAGTGTCCGGCGGACAATTGCAGCGGGTGATGGCGGCCATGGCGCTGATCAGCGATCCGCTGCTGGTGGTGCTCGATGAGCCGACCACCGCCCTCGATGTAACCACTCAGATCGACGTGTTGCGCGCCTTCAAACGCGTGGTCCGTGAACGAGGCGCGACGGCGGTCTACGTCTCCCACGACCTGGCCGTCGTTGCGCAGATGGCCGACCAGATCGTGGTGCTCAACGGCGGGCAGATCTTTGAACACAGCGCCACTGCGCCGCTGCTCAAAGGCCCGGCCCACGCCTACACCCGCAGCCTGTTGGCGGCGGCGCGACCGGACACGACGATTCGCCCGCCCTGTGGTGTGGCCGAAGACACGCCGCTGCTGACCATCCAGGGTTTGACTGCCGGCTACGGCAACAAGAACCAGCACGGCATGCCGCAGATCCGGGTGCTGGAAGACATCGACCTGACCGTGCGTCGGGGCCAGGCCATCGGTGTGATCGGCGAGTCGGGTTCGGGTAAATCGACCCTGGCGCGGGTGGTGGCGGGGTTGCTGACCCCGGCAGTCGGCGGGCTGACCTTCGATGGCCAGCCGCTGGGCGGCAGCCTTTCCGAGCGCACCGATGAACAGTTCCGGCGTATTCAAATGGTGTTCCAGAACGCCGACACCGCGCTTAACCCGATGCACAACATCAGCACCATTCTGAGCCGGCCGCTGAAGATGTACTTCGGCCTCAAGGGCGCGGCGCTGCGTGAGCGTATTGGCGAGTTGCTGGACCTGGTACGTCTGCCACGGGACATGGCCGAGCGCCGCCCGAGCGAACTCTCCGGCGGGCAGAAGCAGCGGGTCAACCTGGCCCGGGCGCTGGCGGCCAAGCCGGATTTGATTTTGTGCGATGAAGTGACCTCGGCCCTCGATACCGTGGTCGGCGCGGCGATTCTCGAACTGCTGCGTGACCTGCGCCAGCAACTGGGGGTGTCCTACCTGTTCATCAGCCACGACATCTCCACGGTGCGGGCGCTGTGCGACGACATCGTGGTGATGTACAGCGGCCACAAAGTCCAGGCGGGCACGCGGCAATCGTTCGCCCAGGCACCGTTCCATCCCTACACCGACCTGTTGATCCATTCGGTGCCGGAGTTGCGCCAGGGCTGGCTGGAAACATGCGGCGCCACCACTTGCGGCTCACTGCCGGCGTTGGGCGAGAAAGCCGATGTGCCGCAACTGTGCACCTTTCTCAACCGCTGCCCGGTGCGGGTCGATGGGCTGTGCAACCACAGCGCGCCGCCTCGGCGAATCATCGACGGCGGCAGTGAAGTGCTCTGTCATCACGACAGCGCTGAGCTGCTCAAAAGCCAACAGGATTCAAACAGCATGATCGTGGGAGCCTACGCATGA
- a CDS encoding ABC transporter substrate-binding protein, with amino-acid sequence MSDNKNGIKDQLITGTESLRVFEGLNRGMSRRHALQMLGLAGVAAAGAGSLFGTAGKLLADDTASPGKGKPGGRIRVAGISSSTADTLDPAKGSSSTDYVRHYMFYNGLTRFDNHMVPQLELAERIDTTDATLWVITLRKEVTFHNGKGLTAADVVFSLLRHKDPITGSKVLPLASQFAEVKANGTHEVQITLSGPNAELPSILAVSHLLIVPEGTSDFSQGIGTGPFKVKEFKPGVRSIGARNTNYWKPGLPYLDEIEFIGIADEPSRVNALLSGDVQIINEVNPRSTTRIKDSSTHRVVDSPSGNYTDLIIRQDQMPGKSPEFTEAMKLLLDREQVKSAIFRGFARVGNDHPIAPGARFYNADLPQRTYDPEKARFLLKKAGMENITMPVMCSPAATGSVDVAVLLQQSAKEAGLKLNVNRLPSDGYWSNHWAKHPVSFGNINPRPNADMLFSQFFQSTAPWNESGWKNEQFDQLLIQARGETDEAKRGKMYADMQTLVHDHSGIGIPVFISNIDGVDQRVKGYGTNPLGGFMGYMFSEQVWLDA; translated from the coding sequence ATGAGTGACAATAAAAACGGCATCAAAGACCAGTTGATCACCGGTACAGAAAGTCTGCGTGTTTTCGAAGGGCTCAACCGCGGCATGTCTCGCCGCCATGCATTGCAAATGCTCGGGTTGGCAGGCGTGGCCGCCGCCGGTGCCGGCAGCCTGTTCGGCACCGCCGGAAAACTGCTGGCCGATGACACCGCGAGCCCTGGCAAAGGCAAGCCCGGCGGGCGTATTCGGGTGGCGGGCATCTCCAGTTCCACCGCCGATACCCTGGACCCGGCCAAAGGCTCGTCGTCCACGGACTATGTGCGCCACTACATGTTCTACAACGGCTTGACCCGCTTCGACAATCACATGGTGCCGCAACTGGAGCTGGCTGAACGCATCGACACCACCGATGCCACGCTTTGGGTGATTACCCTGCGCAAAGAAGTGACCTTCCACAACGGCAAGGGACTGACCGCCGCTGACGTGGTGTTTTCCCTGCTGCGGCACAAGGACCCGATTACCGGCTCCAAAGTCCTGCCGCTGGCGTCGCAGTTTGCCGAGGTCAAGGCCAACGGCACCCATGAAGTGCAGATAACGTTGAGCGGCCCGAACGCCGAGCTGCCATCGATTCTGGCGGTTTCCCACCTGTTGATCGTGCCCGAAGGCACCAGCGATTTCAGCCAGGGCATCGGTACCGGTCCGTTCAAGGTCAAGGAATTCAAACCAGGGGTGCGTTCCATCGGCGCGCGCAACACCAACTACTGGAAACCGGGCTTGCCTTACCTGGACGAGATCGAGTTCATCGGCATCGCCGACGAACCGTCACGGGTCAATGCGCTGCTCTCCGGCGATGTGCAGATCATCAACGAGGTCAACCCGCGTTCGACCACGCGCATCAAGGACAGCAGCACCCACCGTGTCGTGGATTCACCGTCGGGTAACTACACCGACCTGATCATTCGCCAGGACCAGATGCCCGGCAAAAGCCCGGAATTCACCGAGGCCATGAAGCTGCTGCTGGACCGGGAGCAAGTCAAGTCGGCGATTTTCCGTGGCTTCGCCAGGGTCGGCAACGACCATCCGATCGCACCCGGCGCACGTTTCTACAATGCCGATCTGCCGCAACGGACCTACGATCCGGAAAAGGCGCGCTTCCTGCTGAAGAAGGCCGGTATGGAAAACATCACCATGCCGGTGATGTGCTCGCCGGCCGCCACCGGTTCGGTGGACGTCGCCGTATTGCTGCAGCAATCGGCCAAGGAGGCCGGGCTCAAGCTCAACGTCAACCGTTTGCCGAGCGATGGCTACTGGTCCAATCACTGGGCCAAGCATCCAGTGAGCTTTGGCAACATCAACCCACGGCCCAACGCCGACATGCTGTTTTCGCAGTTCTTCCAGTCCACGGCGCCATGGAACGAGTCCGGCTGGAAAAATGAACAGTTCGACCAGCTGTTGATCCAGGCCCGAGGTGAAACCGACGAGGCCAAGCGCGGCAAGATGTACGCCGACATGCAAACCCTGGTGCATGACCACAGCGGTATCGGCATTCCGGTGTTCATCAGCAACATCGACGGCGTCGACCAGCGCGTCAAAGGCTATGGCACCAATCCGCTGGGCGGTTTCATGGGCTACATGTTCTCCGAGCAAGTCTGGCTGGACGCCTGA
- a CDS encoding ABC transporter permease produces the protein MNSSTLWLIGRRVGAAIVTLLIVSMVVFAITAVLPGDAAQQSLGQFATPEQVAALRAKMGLDQPGVLRYLHWLTSLLSGDMGVSVSNAVPVTELMAGRVPNTLMLAAATALVSVPVALILGIGSAMGRGGRIDGFMSFFTLMMVAVPEFLVATLAVLIFAVNLGWLSALSYSSEITSPLQFMRTYALPVMTLCCVIVAQMARMTRAAVIDQLDSPYVEMARLKGVSPVRVVLRHALPNAIGPIANAIALSLSYLLGGVVIVETIFNYPGIASLMVDAVTNRDMALVQACTMLFCTAYLTLVLIADLCAILSNPRLRNQ, from the coding sequence ATGAATAGCAGCACACTCTGGTTGATCGGCCGGCGCGTAGGCGCCGCGATCGTGACGCTGTTGATCGTCTCGATGGTGGTGTTCGCCATCACGGCGGTGTTGCCGGGAGACGCGGCGCAACAGTCCCTTGGACAGTTCGCCACGCCGGAACAGGTGGCGGCCCTGCGGGCGAAAATGGGCCTCGATCAGCCTGGTGTGCTGCGTTACCTGCACTGGTTGACGAGTCTGCTCAGCGGCGACATGGGCGTGTCGGTATCCAATGCCGTGCCAGTCACCGAGCTGATGGCGGGCAGGGTGCCCAACACGCTGATGCTGGCGGCCGCCACGGCGCTGGTATCGGTGCCAGTGGCATTGATTCTGGGCATTGGTTCGGCGATGGGGCGTGGTGGTCGCATCGACGGCTTCATGAGTTTTTTTACCCTGATGATGGTGGCAGTGCCGGAATTTCTGGTCGCCACCCTGGCGGTGCTGATCTTCGCAGTGAACCTGGGCTGGCTTTCCGCGTTGTCCTATTCCAGTGAGATCACTTCACCGCTGCAATTCATGCGCACCTATGCCTTGCCGGTCATGACGCTGTGCTGCGTGATCGTCGCGCAAATGGCGCGCATGACCCGGGCGGCGGTGATCGATCAGTTGGACAGCCCTTACGTGGAAATGGCTCGTCTCAAAGGCGTGAGTCCGGTGCGAGTGGTCCTGCGCCATGCCTTGCCCAACGCCATCGGACCGATCGCCAACGCCATCGCCTTGAGCCTTTCCTACCTGCTGGGTGGGGTGGTGATTGTCGAGACGATTTTCAACTATCCCGGCATCGCCAGTCTGATGGTCGATGCGGTGACGAACCGCGACATGGCACTGGTCCAGGCCTGCACCATGCTGTTTTGCACGGCGTACCTGACGTTGGTGCTGATTGCCGATCTGTGCGCGATCCTTTCCAACCCGAGGCTGAGAAATCAATGA
- a CDS encoding NAD(P)/FAD-dependent oxidoreductase has protein sequence MGSESYWLDTAPAFTGAQLGGLPGQVDVAIVGGGFTGLAAARALALKGASVAVLEAGRVIGEASGRNGGHCSTGVAQDYAALTASLGADKARAYYQAYESAVQSVVSLVEQEGIACDLKRNGKLKLAAKPMHYEGLARTCELIRKEVDAEVELLSAQETRAEVNSAQFHGGLLQRNGVQMHVGRFGVGLAEAAARHGALIFQGVEVRDWKARAGGYQVNTSKGALHAKQILLATGASQQGGLGWYRRRIVPVGSFVVATEVLPQALIDSLLPARRSYVTSRMIGNYFRLTPDNRLLFGGRARFAMSDSVSDAKSGKVLQAAMVQMFPQLANTRIDYCWGGLVDMTSDRLPRAGQHGGVYHSMGYSGHGVQMSVHMGQVMAEVMNGKVEANPWRELDWPAIPGHFGKPWFLPLVGAYYRLQDYLH, from the coding sequence ATGGGCAGTGAGTCCTATTGGCTCGATACCGCACCGGCCTTCACCGGTGCCCAGCTCGGCGGGTTGCCCGGGCAGGTCGATGTCGCCATCGTCGGTGGCGGCTTCACCGGCCTGGCGGCGGCCCGGGCCCTGGCCTTGAAGGGGGCGAGTGTGGCGGTGCTGGAAGCCGGTCGGGTGATTGGCGAGGCGTCGGGGCGCAACGGTGGGCATTGCAGTACCGGCGTGGCCCAGGATTACGCGGCGCTCACCGCCAGTCTTGGCGCAGACAAGGCGCGTGCGTATTACCAGGCCTATGAAAGTGCCGTGCAGAGCGTGGTCTCGCTGGTGGAGCAGGAGGGGATTGCCTGCGATCTCAAGCGTAACGGCAAACTCAAACTCGCCGCCAAACCCATGCACTACGAGGGACTGGCGCGCACCTGTGAATTGATTCGCAAGGAGGTCGATGCCGAGGTCGAGTTGCTCTCTGCCCAAGAGACGCGTGCGGAAGTCAACTCGGCCCAGTTCCACGGCGGCCTGCTGCAGCGCAATGGCGTGCAGATGCATGTCGGGCGCTTCGGTGTCGGCCTGGCCGAGGCGGCGGCCCGTCACGGTGCGTTGATCTTTCAAGGCGTCGAGGTGAGGGACTGGAAGGCCCGCGCCGGCGGCTATCAAGTCAACACCAGCAAAGGCGCGTTGCACGCCAAGCAGATCCTGCTGGCGACCGGCGCGTCTCAGCAAGGTGGCCTGGGCTGGTATCGGCGGCGGATCGTGCCGGTGGGCAGTTTTGTAGTCGCCACCGAAGTGCTGCCCCAGGCGCTGATCGACAGCTTGCTGCCGGCACGCCGCTCTTATGTCACCAGCCGCATGATCGGTAACTATTTTCGCCTGACGCCGGACAACCGTCTGCTGTTTGGCGGTCGGGCGCGGTTTGCCATGTCCGACAGCGTTTCCGACGCCAAGAGCGGCAAGGTGCTGCAAGCGGCGATGGTGCAGATGTTCCCGCAGTTGGCGAACACCCGGATCGACTATTGCTGGGGCGGTTTGGTGGACATGACATCCGACCGTTTACCCCGGGCCGGCCAGCATGGAGGGGTTTATCACTCCATGGGCTACAGCGGCCACGGAGTGCAGATGTCGGTGCACATGGGGCAGGTCATGGCTGAGGTCATGAACGGCAAGGTCGAGGCCAACCCTTGGCGCGAGCTCGATTGGCCGGCCATCCCCGGACATTTCGGCAAACCCTGGTTCCTGCCGCTGGTAGGCGCGTATTACCGCCTGCAGGACTACCTACACTGA
- a CDS encoding NAD(P)/FAD-dependent oxidoreductase: MATARLNTHRVVIVGAGPAGIRCAQTLVAAGFKPILIDENRRDGGQIYRRQPEGFTRTYTTLYGTEADKARDLHESFDRLRPQIDYRPDTLVWNLTPGQLCCVSQGQHSTVDYDALILCTGATDRLMPIDGWQLGGTYSLGGAQIALKAQAVSIGHRVVFMGSGPLLYLVASQYVKAGASVAAVLDTSPLSQRIKALPKLMARPGLLFTGMKLLAQLYRAKIPVHLGISPLQVLGEAITGVSGVRVRTARGETLTVDCDAVALGYHLRPETQLADLAGCRMRFDEASSQWWLDTDEEGRTSVSGVYAAGDGSKIRGADAAEHAGRLVALALLGDLQQPVNAAQVAEQRQALKVMDDFRLGLAQAFPWPAAQAKALPDEAIVCRCEMISAGELRRAVSEKGACEVNRAKAFSRVGMGRCQGRYCSQAGAEVIAAAAGVQVQEVGRQRGQAPVKPLSMLTREVAP, from the coding sequence ATGGCCACTGCGCGGTTGAACACACATCGAGTCGTCATCGTAGGCGCCGGGCCGGCGGGCATCCGGTGTGCCCAGACCTTGGTGGCGGCCGGCTTCAAACCGATCCTGATCGACGAAAATCGACGCGATGGCGGGCAGATCTACCGGCGTCAACCTGAAGGGTTCACCCGCACCTACACGACGCTGTACGGCACCGAGGCGGACAAGGCCCGGGACCTGCACGAAAGCTTCGATCGCCTGCGCCCACAGATCGACTACCGCCCGGACACCCTGGTGTGGAACCTGACGCCGGGGCAGTTGTGCTGCGTCAGCCAGGGCCAACATTCGACGGTGGATTACGACGCGCTGATTCTTTGCACCGGTGCCACCGACCGCCTGATGCCGATCGATGGCTGGCAACTGGGCGGCACCTACAGCCTCGGCGGGGCGCAGATTGCGCTCAAGGCCCAGGCGGTCTCCATCGGCCACCGCGTGGTGTTCATGGGCAGCGGGCCGTTGTTGTACCTCGTCGCCAGTCAATACGTAAAAGCCGGGGCCAGTGTGGCCGCGGTGTTGGATACTTCGCCGCTGAGCCAGCGCATCAAAGCCTTGCCCAAACTCATGGCGCGGCCGGGATTGCTGTTCACCGGCATGAAACTGTTGGCCCAGTTGTATCGGGCGAAGATCCCGGTGCACTTGGGTATTTCGCCCCTGCAAGTGCTCGGTGAGGCGATCACCGGCGTCAGTGGCGTACGGGTACGCACCGCGAGAGGGGAGACGTTGACAGTGGATTGTGATGCGGTGGCGCTGGGTTATCACTTGCGTCCGGAAACCCAACTGGCCGACCTGGCGGGCTGTCGCATGCGCTTCGACGAGGCGTCCAGCCAATGGTGGCTGGACACCGATGAAGAAGGTCGGACCTCCGTCAGCGGCGTGTATGCCGCGGGGGATGGATCGAAAATTCGTGGCGCCGATGCGGCCGAGCACGCCGGGCGCCTGGTCGCCCTGGCGCTGTTGGGCGATCTGCAACAGCCAGTGAACGCCGCACAGGTCGCCGAGCAGCGCCAGGCACTCAAGGTCATGGATGATTTTCGTCTTGGTTTGGCCCAGGCATTTCCCTGGCCCGCTGCGCAAGCCAAGGCCTTGCCGGACGAGGCCATTGTTTGCCGCTGCGAGATGATCAGCGCTGGCGAACTGCGCCGCGCGGTCAGCGAAAAGGGCGCCTGTGAAGTCAACCGGGCCAAGGCTTTCAGTCGGGTCGGCATGGGTCGCTGCCAGGGGCGTTACTGCTCCCAGGCCGGGGCCGAAGTGATTGCCGCAGCGGCCGGTGTCCAGGTGCAGGAGGTGGGGCGCCAGCGCGGTCAGGCGCCAGTGAAACCTCTTTCGATGCTCACCCGGGAGGTAGCGCCATGA